A genomic segment from uncultured Vibrio sp. encodes:
- a CDS encoding amino acid ABC transporter ATP-binding protein: MKDNTPVVEFSNVNKWYGDYHALKDINFSIHSGEIVVVCGPSGSGKSTLIRCINDLESIQEGQLYVFGQPAHKKRLKPGKIGMVFQHFHLFPHLTVLGNLMLAPMRTLKLSKQEAEKRARHYLKRVDIEEQADKYPIQLSGGQQQRVAIARSLCMEPDLLLFDEPTSALDPEMINEVLDVMVELAQTGMTMICVTHEMGFAKKVANRVVFIDEGEILEINSPAALFNAPQHPRTRAFLNQILSY, encoded by the coding sequence TTGAAAGACAACACTCCCGTCGTTGAATTTAGCAACGTAAATAAATGGTATGGTGACTACCACGCTCTCAAAGACATCAACTTCTCTATCCACTCAGGTGAAATCGTCGTTGTATGTGGTCCGTCAGGATCGGGAAAATCAACGCTTATCCGCTGTATTAACGATTTGGAGTCGATACAAGAAGGACAGCTTTACGTCTTTGGTCAGCCAGCACACAAAAAAAGACTTAAACCGGGAAAAATCGGTATGGTGTTTCAGCACTTTCACCTTTTCCCTCATCTGACCGTGCTCGGCAATCTGATGCTCGCGCCAATGCGAACACTGAAACTATCAAAACAAGAAGCTGAAAAGCGAGCACGTCACTATCTCAAGCGTGTCGATATTGAAGAACAAGCCGATAAGTACCCGATTCAATTGTCAGGTGGACAGCAACAACGGGTCGCAATTGCCCGATCCCTATGTATGGAACCAGACCTGCTATTATTTGATGAACCGACCTCAGCACTTGACCCTGAGATGATCAACGAGGTTCTCGATGTCATGGTTGAACTAGCGCAAACCGGTATGACCATGATCTGTGTAACTCACGAAATGGGGTTCGCGAAGAAAGTAGCAAACCGAGTCGTATTTATAGATGAAGGGGAAATCTTGGAAATCAATTCGCCAGCCGCCCTATTCAATGCGCCTCAGCACCCGAGAACGCGTGCGTTTTTAAACCAGATTTTAAGTTATTGA
- a CDS encoding AraC family transcriptional regulator, producing the protein MSSLAEIMKHYVDLHDLHELEGIKQTAIEGVWFYRSSKGNNRQPFVYQSGIIVLGQGHKNIHIGSTPVQYGPDDYLVVGVPMPLECEAFASNDEPLLGISIDIAPALLNKIVKKLEAQNYSNTCSDTSLCGLKSVKMNSSMLDACKRLMSALCSDLDVAILGELLLEEMVYRTLVSKEGDVLFELAHQEGSYARVAKALTRVHQAYHEQLNVQTLAEEANMSISAFHQAFRSVTLESPLQYIKKVRLNKARDLIQLEGRRVNDAARLVGYSSPSQFSREYKRHFNETPRETKA; encoded by the coding sequence ATGAGTTCACTAGCAGAAATTATGAAGCATTATGTTGATCTGCATGACTTACATGAATTGGAAGGGATCAAACAAACGGCGATTGAAGGGGTATGGTTTTATCGCAGTAGTAAGGGAAACAACCGGCAGCCGTTTGTTTATCAATCTGGGATCATTGTATTAGGGCAAGGGCATAAAAATATCCATATTGGCTCGACTCCTGTTCAATACGGCCCAGATGACTATCTTGTCGTTGGTGTACCGATGCCATTGGAGTGCGAAGCGTTTGCCTCCAACGACGAGCCATTGCTGGGGATCTCAATTGACATTGCACCGGCTCTACTCAATAAAATCGTCAAAAAACTGGAAGCGCAGAATTACAGTAATACGTGCTCCGATACCTCTCTATGTGGGCTCAAATCAGTCAAAATGAACTCGAGTATGTTGGATGCGTGTAAAAGATTGATGAGTGCACTTTGCAGTGATCTTGACGTTGCGATTTTAGGTGAGCTTCTACTCGAGGAAATGGTATATCGCACCCTAGTCAGTAAGGAAGGGGATGTGTTATTTGAGCTCGCTCATCAGGAGGGCTCTTATGCTAGAGTGGCAAAAGCGTTAACCCGTGTTCATCAGGCGTATCATGAACAATTGAACGTGCAGACACTCGCGGAAGAAGCGAACATGAGTATTTCTGCGTTTCATCAGGCATTTCGCAGTGTGACACTTGAATCTCCTCTGCAATACATTAAAAAAGTTCGGCTTAATAAAGCTCGGGACTTAATCCAACTAGAAGGACGAAGAGTGAATGATGCTGCTCGACTGGTTGGTTACAGTAGTCCGTCACAGTTCAGCCGTGAGTACAAGCGACACTTTAATGAAACACCGAGAGAAACAAAAGCTTAG
- a CDS encoding inosine/guanosine kinase produces the protein MKFPGQRKSKHYFPTHARDPIVNQIRQTPKLYRPTVVGVGQTIVDIEARVDDAFLEKYNLSKGHSLVLEESKADALYEELVEQGLITHQYPGDTIGNTLHNYSVLADSKSVLLGVMSKNIQVGSFAYRYLCRTSSRMNLNHLQTVDGPIGRCYTLISQDGERTFAINEGHMNQLLPESIPEEIFSKASALVVSSYLMRGKKEDPMPQAVQKAIDFANKHDVPVVLTLGTKYVIEGNEEWWQEYIRKNVSVVAMNEEEGAALTGLTDPLAAADKALDWVDLVLCTAGPNGLYMAGYTDEKVKRETTHDILDSSIGEFNQYEFSRAMRKSDCQNAMKVYSHIGPYLGGPLEIKNTNGAGDAALSALLHDMAANSFHQKEVPSSEKHQVRCLTYSSLSQICKYANRVSYEVLTQHSPRLSRALPEREDSLEEAYWDR, from the coding sequence ATGAAGTTTCCCGGCCAGCGTAAATCTAAACACTACTTTCCAACTCACGCTCGAGATCCAATCGTTAACCAAATTCGACAAACACCAAAGTTATATCGTCCAACGGTTGTCGGAGTAGGCCAAACCATCGTCGATATCGAAGCGCGCGTAGATGATGCGTTTTTAGAAAAGTACAATTTAAGTAAAGGGCACTCTCTCGTTCTTGAAGAGAGTAAAGCCGATGCACTGTACGAAGAGCTGGTCGAACAAGGCCTGATTACTCATCAATACCCTGGAGATACCATCGGGAACACACTGCATAACTATTCGGTCCTTGCAGACAGTAAGTCGGTACTTTTAGGTGTCATGTCTAAGAATATTCAAGTAGGATCATTTGCATATCGATACCTATGCCGAACTTCTTCTCGTATGAACCTTAACCATCTACAAACGGTCGATGGTCCTATCGGTCGATGCTATACCCTTATCTCTCAAGATGGCGAGCGTACCTTTGCAATTAACGAAGGTCACATGAACCAACTGCTACCAGAGAGTATTCCGGAAGAGATATTCAGCAAAGCATCAGCATTGGTCGTGTCTTCTTATCTCATGCGTGGTAAAAAAGAAGACCCGATGCCACAAGCGGTACAGAAAGCCATCGATTTCGCGAACAAGCATGATGTTCCTGTTGTCCTAACGTTGGGAACAAAATACGTCATCGAAGGCAATGAAGAGTGGTGGCAGGAATACATTCGTAAAAATGTATCTGTGGTTGCGATGAATGAAGAAGAAGGCGCAGCTCTAACTGGATTAACCGATCCCCTTGCGGCGGCAGACAAAGCCCTCGACTGGGTAGACTTAGTGCTGTGTACCGCAGGTCCAAATGGCTTATACATGGCGGGTTACACTGACGAAAAAGTGAAACGCGAAACCACACATGACATTTTGGATAGCTCAATTGGTGAATTCAATCAGTATGAATTCAGTCGAGCGATGCGTAAGTCTGATTGTCAAAATGCGATGAAAGTTTACTCTCACATCGGCCCTTATTTAGGTGGACCTCTGGAAATTAAGAACACAAATGGTGCGGGCGATGCGGCTCTTTCCGCTCTTTTGCATGATATGGCCGCCAACTCATTCCACCAAAAAGAAGTGCCAAGCTCAGAGAAGCATCAAGTACGCTGTTTAACCTACTCGTCTCTCTCCCAAATTTGTAAATATGCAAACCGAGTAAGTTACGAGGTACTGACTCAACACTCGCCTCGCCTATCTCGAGCACTGCCAGAACGCGAAGACAGTTTAGAAGAAGCATATTGGGATCGCTAG
- a CDS encoding formate--tetrahydrofolate ligase: MQSDIEICRNTPLSSIDTIAANAGLLPDEYDTHGKHKAKVHPRCLNRLKENQDGKLVLVTAITPTPLGEGKTVTTIGLAQGLAKLNQSVMACIRQPSMGPVFGVKGGAAGGGYSQVAPMEELNLHLTGDIHAVTAAHNLASAALDARLYHEQREGYDVFESRTGLKALKIDIDSITWKRVMDHNDRALRMVTIGLNEPEKTINGIARSEGFDITAASELMAIIALAKDLKDLRKRIGQIVVAYDLDGHPVTTEDLKVAGAMAVTLKEAIAPTLMQTLEGVPTLIHAGPFANIAHGNSSIIADEIALKLSSYTVTEAGFGSDMGLEKACNIKAAASNHAPDCVVIVATLRGLKANSGHYDLRPGVGIPESIFNPDKPALEAGFENLKWHIDNVKKYGLPAVVAINQFPQDCKQELSVLRQLIREYDPSVNVAISTAFSNGGEGTLELAQFVVEACNTQTNFRPLYTKEQTLKEKLMSVCEAGYGASNVELSELSMAQLNRFEKLGFNDLAVCIAKTPLSITTDSGVKGAPRGFTVPIRELRLCAGAGFIYALSGSVMTMPGLPDKPAFMNLDLDDEGNILGLS, encoded by the coding sequence ATGCAGTCTGACATTGAAATTTGCCGAAACACCCCTTTATCCTCTATCGATACAATTGCCGCTAATGCGGGATTACTGCCTGACGAATATGACACGCACGGCAAACACAAAGCCAAAGTTCATCCGAGATGTTTAAACCGTCTGAAAGAAAATCAAGACGGTAAGTTAGTGTTGGTCACTGCTATAACGCCAACGCCTCTCGGCGAAGGTAAAACGGTCACAACGATTGGACTGGCACAAGGATTAGCAAAGCTGAACCAATCCGTAATGGCTTGTATTAGGCAGCCTTCTATGGGGCCAGTATTTGGGGTCAAAGGAGGTGCAGCAGGCGGTGGATACTCTCAAGTTGCACCAATGGAAGAGTTAAACTTACATTTGACTGGTGATATTCATGCCGTTACAGCCGCTCATAACCTCGCCTCAGCAGCGTTAGATGCACGCCTTTACCACGAACAACGTGAGGGCTATGACGTATTTGAATCTCGTACCGGTTTAAAAGCGTTGAAAATTGATATCGACAGTATCACGTGGAAACGCGTGATGGACCATAATGACCGCGCGCTACGCATGGTAACGATTGGTTTAAATGAACCAGAAAAAACCATTAATGGTATCGCACGAAGCGAAGGGTTCGACATTACCGCAGCCTCAGAACTAATGGCTATCATCGCACTAGCTAAAGATCTAAAAGATCTGCGCAAACGGATAGGACAAATCGTTGTCGCTTATGATTTGGATGGTCACCCAGTCACAACCGAAGATCTTAAAGTCGCGGGGGCAATGGCAGTAACATTAAAAGAAGCTATTGCGCCGACACTGATGCAGACGTTAGAAGGTGTCCCTACTCTTATTCACGCGGGTCCGTTTGCTAACATTGCTCACGGTAACTCTTCTATCATTGCGGATGAAATCGCACTAAAACTTTCTAGTTACACCGTAACTGAAGCCGGTTTCGGATCGGATATGGGGTTAGAAAAGGCCTGTAATATAAAAGCAGCAGCTTCAAACCACGCTCCTGATTGCGTTGTTATTGTAGCAACCCTACGTGGTCTAAAAGCGAATTCAGGACACTATGATCTTCGCCCGGGCGTTGGTATTCCAGAGTCGATATTTAATCCAGATAAACCAGCATTAGAAGCCGGATTTGAAAACCTGAAATGGCATATCGACAACGTAAAGAAATATGGCCTTCCTGCTGTTGTTGCTATTAACCAATTTCCACAAGACTGCAAACAGGAACTCTCTGTGCTGCGACAGTTGATTCGCGAGTATGACCCAAGCGTGAATGTTGCCATAAGTACCGCTTTTTCAAATGGTGGTGAAGGTACATTAGAGCTTGCTCAATTTGTGGTAGAGGCATGTAATACTCAAACGAATTTCCGTCCGCTTTATACCAAAGAGCAAACACTGAAAGAGAAATTGATGTCAGTATGTGAGGCTGGGTACGGTGCATCAAATGTGGAACTAAGTGAGTTGAGTATGGCGCAACTTAACCGGTTCGAAAAGTTAGGTTTTAATGACCTTGCAGTGTGCATAGCTAAGACACCGCTTTCTATTACCACCGACTCAGGAGTAAAAGGGGCGCCGCGTGGATTTACGGTTCCAATACGAGAGTTACGTTTATGTGCTGGCGCAGGATTCATTTATGCACTATCCGGCAGTGTGATGACCATGCCTGGACTTCCGGATAAACCCGCATTTATGAACTTAGATTTAGATGATGAAGGTAACATCCTCGGTTTGTCATAA
- the glgC gene encoding glucose-1-phosphate adenylyltransferase translates to MQDALAVILAGGVGSRLSPLTDDRAKPAVPFGGKYRIIDFTLTNCLNSGLRKILVLTQYKSHSLQKHLRDGWSIFNPELGEYITAIPPQMRKGGAWYEGTADAIYHNLWLLSRNDANYVVVLSGDHIYRMDYAAMLEEHKEKGAKLTVACMDVPVEEASAFGVMGTEENGLVKSFIEKPDTPPTLPDDPSKSLVSMGIYIFDMDVLKDALREDANNEKSSHDFGKDIIPKLIDTESVYAYKFCGSKGRVDKDCYWRDVGTIDSFFEANMDLLEPVPPMNLYQSNWAIRTYEPQFPPARTVSSATGNEGIFINSIIANGVVNSGGSVQHSIISSNVRIKDSATVVDSILFDDVEVGEGCQLVNCIIDKHVRIPPNTQIGLNKVEDAKRFRISEKGIVVVPESYEF, encoded by the coding sequence ATGCAAGACGCACTCGCCGTAATTTTAGCTGGAGGTGTGGGCTCCAGACTTAGCCCACTTACTGATGACCGCGCCAAACCTGCCGTGCCTTTTGGCGGTAAGTATCGCATCATCGATTTTACTCTAACTAACTGCCTTAATTCAGGTTTAAGAAAAATACTAGTCCTAACACAATACAAGTCTCATTCTCTACAGAAGCACCTACGTGATGGTTGGTCGATCTTTAACCCCGAGCTTGGTGAGTACATTACCGCAATTCCTCCTCAAATGCGCAAAGGTGGTGCATGGTATGAAGGTACTGCTGACGCCATTTACCACAACTTATGGCTATTGTCCCGTAATGATGCAAATTACGTCGTGGTATTGTCCGGTGATCACATCTACCGAATGGATTACGCAGCCATGCTAGAAGAGCATAAAGAGAAAGGCGCTAAACTGACCGTCGCGTGTATGGATGTCCCTGTAGAAGAGGCTTCTGCATTTGGTGTGATGGGCACCGAGGAAAATGGGTTAGTTAAATCATTTATTGAGAAACCCGATACCCCTCCTACTCTGCCTGACGATCCATCAAAAAGCCTTGTTTCTATGGGTATTTATATTTTTGATATGGATGTCCTGAAAGACGCTCTGAGAGAAGATGCAAACAACGAAAAATCTAGCCATGACTTTGGTAAAGACATCATACCGAAATTAATCGATACCGAATCTGTGTACGCTTACAAATTCTGCGGCAGCAAAGGACGCGTTGATAAAGACTGCTACTGGCGAGATGTAGGTACGATTGACTCGTTTTTCGAAGCGAACATGGATTTGCTAGAGCCCGTTCCGCCGATGAACTTGTACCAATCAAACTGGGCGATTCGTACTTATGAGCCTCAATTTCCACCAGCGCGAACGGTATCATCAGCGACAGGTAACGAAGGCATTTTCATCAACTCTATCATTGCCAATGGCGTGGTCAATTCTGGTGGTTCAGTGCAGCACTCAATTATTTCCTCCAACGTTCGCATAAAAGACAGTGCGACCGTAGTTGACAGCATTCTTTTTGATGATGTTGAAGTTGGTGAAGGTTGCCAGCTCGTCAACTGTATTATCGATAAACACGTTCGAATCCCGCCAAATACTCAAATCGGACTCAATAAAGTAGAAGATGCCAAAAGGTTCCGAATTTCAGAGAAAGGCATTGTTGTCGTTCCTGAAAGTTATGAGTTTTAG
- a CDS encoding iron-containing alcohol dehydrogenase, whose translation MNFSYVNPTKIYFGQNQIASIKEAIPAEQKVLVIYGGGSIKKNGVYDQVADALQGHEWLEFSGVEPNPTKETLDKAVEIVKTQNVDFILAVGGGSVIDGSKYVAAASKYDGDGWDILIGQHKVEEAVPLAAILTLPATGSESNMGAVITKAETQDKLPFMSPAVQPKFAVLDPDVMKTLPERQLINGIVDAWVHVCEQYLTLPTGAMVQDGYAETLLKTLKTLGEQFAERDDDKWRANLMWSANQALNGLIGSGVPHDWATHMIGHELTAVWGVDHARSLAIIQPSLLRNQMKFKRAKLEQMGRNVFALESSDDLAERTVGLIEDFYHQLGVATKLENYGDDRQQAIDTVIEQLEKHGMTVLGENQTIDLACSREILDLAIA comes from the coding sequence ATGAACTTTTCTTATGTCAACCCAACCAAAATTTACTTTGGTCAGAACCAAATCGCTTCGATTAAAGAAGCCATCCCTGCAGAGCAAAAAGTACTGGTAATTTACGGTGGTGGTTCTATCAAGAAGAATGGTGTTTATGATCAAGTAGCGGATGCGTTACAAGGTCATGAGTGGCTAGAGTTCTCCGGCGTAGAACCAAACCCGACCAAAGAGACGCTGGACAAAGCCGTAGAGATTGTAAAAACACAAAACGTCGACTTTATTCTTGCCGTGGGTGGTGGTTCTGTCATTGACGGCTCTAAGTACGTTGCAGCAGCGTCGAAATATGATGGTGACGGATGGGATATCCTTATTGGTCAACATAAAGTTGAAGAAGCGGTGCCATTAGCAGCGATTTTAACCCTACCCGCAACGGGATCTGAATCCAACATGGGTGCAGTGATCACCAAAGCAGAAACTCAAGATAAACTTCCGTTCATGTCACCTGCGGTACAACCAAAATTTGCCGTTCTTGACCCAGATGTAATGAAAACGCTACCAGAACGCCAGTTGATCAACGGTATTGTGGATGCTTGGGTACACGTGTGTGAGCAGTACTTAACGTTACCTACAGGTGCAATGGTACAAGATGGGTACGCAGAGACCTTGCTAAAAACGCTAAAAACACTTGGTGAACAATTTGCCGAGCGTGATGATGACAAATGGCGTGCAAACCTCATGTGGTCAGCAAATCAGGCATTGAACGGTCTTATTGGCAGCGGTGTCCCTCATGATTGGGCTACACACATGATCGGTCACGAATTGACTGCAGTTTGGGGCGTTGATCATGCGCGATCACTTGCGATCATTCAACCATCTCTACTTCGCAATCAAATGAAATTCAAGCGCGCGAAGCTGGAACAAATGGGCCGAAATGTATTTGCGTTAGAATCAAGTGATGATCTTGCTGAGCGCACGGTTGGGTTGATTGAGGATTTTTATCACCAGTTAGGCGTCGCAACTAAACTTGAAAATTACGGTGATGACCGACAACAAGCCATTGATACCGTCATCGAGCAATTAGAAAAGCACGGTATGACTGTCCTTGGTGAAAACCAAACGATTGACCTTGCTTGTAGCCGCGAAATTCTTGATCTAGCCATCGCATAA
- a CDS encoding right-handed parallel beta-helix repeat-containing protein, whose translation MGVKKYICLMCCVFTLALTSLPASWANTYFVAPYGNDEGSGLADSPYQSINHAVKNLKPGDTLYLYGGTYYESVEIKVSGTKKKPILISSVEGERAVIDSGFQEFRQPGNEDWELVNEKLGEYRSVGECDSDDIYGYVLGIPGYVNERVKLIPYEKEKYFRATTDEYDGKKSEFYVGPGTMEIDDRCHIRLSKTEAMRNAEARYGQVFEHENSDPRNFQIILSQESNTLLVKGSYLTFKDITINQAKDTIELDDGAQHVTFDGITAWMGNTTISTKDTDVNNITITHSQILGDDPYWIFWSDMKDDPEPATRARGTSINLKGGSKNWFISWNLIRGSGQDLISTSNGEDRIFVHHNRIENCGDDAFELEADEKYGGTGDIGQIVIHDNFILNCLVAVSLGQDTDNMIGPLLFYRNVVLLLRDHPVNRQEGINSWNGGGQFGYGKMFKQAGSGYASENAHYYQNTLVMLNSHKGIVPIPKEPKGSTFANNIVVMINGEIIESYDLDKDQIVDGNLYWKVNEQDDEPLLDGKSTVGDLSLRYGAEQNSIGDIPKRGSNPEFSHFILNIVDKTQKYWALEPDSETFGFADFILTSESPGVGKSIAVTCRNVTGTDEKGDGFCSPNGVLVGSSLGGNMGAFPLATPSDENDYAVFPFMFTPILPTVEP comes from the coding sequence ATGGGTGTAAAAAAATATATTTGCTTAATGTGTTGCGTTTTTACGTTAGCACTAACAAGTCTGCCTGCGTCATGGGCAAACACGTATTTCGTCGCTCCATATGGGAACGATGAAGGCTCTGGTTTGGCTGATAGCCCATATCAGAGTATTAATCATGCTGTTAAGAATTTGAAACCAGGCGACACTCTTTATTTATACGGTGGTACATATTATGAGTCAGTGGAAATTAAAGTCAGTGGTACAAAAAAGAAGCCAATTTTAATTTCGTCTGTTGAAGGTGAGAGGGCTGTAATTGACTCGGGGTTTCAAGAGTTTCGACAACCGGGCAATGAGGATTGGGAGTTGGTGAATGAAAAGCTTGGTGAATACCGATCCGTTGGAGAATGTGATAGTGACGATATATACGGATATGTCTTAGGGATTCCTGGTTATGTCAATGAAAGAGTGAAACTTATTCCTTATGAAAAAGAAAAATATTTTCGTGCGACTACGGATGAGTACGATGGGAAAAAAAGTGAGTTTTACGTTGGTCCCGGCACGATGGAAATAGACGATAGATGTCACATTCGTCTTTCAAAGACAGAAGCGATGAGAAATGCAGAGGCTCGCTATGGACAGGTATTTGAACATGAAAATAGTGATCCCAGAAACTTTCAAATTATTTTGTCTCAAGAATCCAATACGTTGTTAGTTAAAGGGAGTTATCTGACTTTTAAGGATATAACTATCAATCAGGCTAAAGATACCATTGAGCTTGATGATGGCGCACAGCATGTGACCTTTGATGGTATTACAGCATGGATGGGTAATACGACGATTTCAACAAAGGATACTGACGTTAACAATATCACGATTACCCACTCACAGATTCTGGGTGATGATCCTTATTGGATTTTTTGGAGTGATATGAAAGACGATCCCGAACCAGCGACACGCGCCAGAGGAACCTCCATTAATTTGAAAGGAGGCTCGAAAAACTGGTTTATTTCCTGGAATTTGATTAGAGGGTCAGGACAAGACTTGATCTCCACATCTAATGGCGAAGATAGGATCTTTGTGCACCACAATCGGATCGAAAACTGTGGTGATGATGCCTTCGAGTTGGAAGCGGATGAGAAATATGGCGGTACGGGTGACATCGGCCAGATAGTCATTCACGATAACTTTATCTTAAACTGTTTGGTTGCTGTGTCTTTAGGGCAGGATACCGATAACATGATAGGTCCGCTACTCTTTTATCGTAACGTCGTACTGTTATTACGCGATCATCCTGTAAATCGTCAAGAAGGGATAAATTCATGGAACGGAGGCGGGCAGTTTGGGTATGGAAAAATGTTTAAGCAAGCTGGTAGTGGTTATGCCTCAGAAAATGCCCATTACTATCAGAATACGTTGGTTATGCTTAACTCTCACAAAGGTATTGTACCCATTCCCAAGGAGCCGAAGGGCAGTACGTTTGCTAATAACATTGTGGTGATGATTAATGGTGAAATCATAGAGTCCTATGATCTAGATAAAGATCAGATAGTCGACGGCAATTTATATTGGAAAGTGAATGAACAGGATGATGAGCCGTTACTAGATGGTAAATCTACTGTCGGAGACTTATCGCTTCGATATGGTGCTGAGCAGAACAGTATCGGAGATATACCAAAGCGAGGTAGTAATCCCGAATTTAGTCATTTTATCCTCAACATCGTGGATAAAACTCAGAAATATTGGGCCTTAGAGCCGGATTCTGAGACGTTTGGTTTTGCCGATTTTATTCTGACGAGTGAAAGCCCGGGAGTGGGTAAATCAATAGCCGTTACTTGTCGTAATGTTACAGGCACTGATGAAAAAGGCGATGGTTTTTGCTCCCCTAATGGTGTGTTGGTTGGTTCCTCACTTGGCGGCAATATGGGGGCTTTCCCTTTAGCTACGCCTAGCGACGAGAACGATTACGCTGTGTTCCCGTTTATGTTTACGCCTATTTTGCCCACTGTTGAGCCTTAA
- a CDS encoding lysoplasmalogenase, whose protein sequence is MWLVVAVLASLHIISIRYGPKWLFYISKPLPLLLMITILITSEATHLAYTRWILSGLSLSLFGDVLLMLPRNKSLLGFSAFCLAHLSYCFSFALISAWHITPWLPVAVFGLGGCIYLFLRPGMGNQKLAVAIYIVVVMAMSWMALEYYFSGQTQSSSFAILGCLLFVISGMVLGFGRVDGQSVFSRQVVMVTYYSAQTLITMSVIAIVIRTSYLAFINA, encoded by the coding sequence ATGTGGCTAGTCGTTGCCGTATTGGCATCCTTGCATATCATTAGTATTCGTTACGGCCCGAAGTGGCTGTTTTACATATCTAAACCACTGCCACTTCTGTTAATGATTACCATTTTGATCACGTCAGAAGCTACGCACCTAGCTTACACACGATGGATTTTGTCAGGTCTGTCACTCTCATTGTTTGGTGACGTTTTGCTAATGTTACCCAGAAACAAATCACTATTAGGATTCAGCGCTTTCTGTTTGGCCCATCTCTCCTATTGTTTTAGTTTTGCTCTCATCTCGGCTTGGCATATAACGCCCTGGCTACCCGTTGCCGTCTTTGGATTAGGTGGTTGTATTTATTTGTTTTTGAGACCTGGAATGGGTAACCAAAAGCTTGCCGTTGCAATCTATATAGTGGTTGTTATGGCAATGAGTTGGATGGCTCTGGAATACTACTTCAGTGGACAGACACAGTCCTCATCCTTTGCCATACTGGGATGCTTGCTCTTTGTCATTTCCGGCATGGTCTTAGGCTTCGGGCGTGTGGACGGTCAATCCGTTTTTTCCCGGCAAGTGGTAATGGTGACGTACTACTCTGCACAAACCCTCATAACCATGTCAGTCATAGCCATCGTGATTCGTACTTCATATCTAGCTTTTATTAATGCATAA
- a CDS encoding amino acid ABC transporter permease gives MIRRVFKPALQALVQMVILFAAIVWVLDSGAQAMDYQWQWERVPDYVAFYEDGEWWSAELISGLIVTLKISAISLFFTLVFGLTTALLRLSDSIIGNAIGSAYVELIRNTPLLVQIYLLYFVFGPVIGLDRFSTAVLALSLFQGAYTAEIFRAGLSSIPKGQFEAAQTLGLSPFYSYKDIILPQVLQRTLPPLTNEVVSLIKNSSIVSVMAIFDLTTEARNIVSETAMPFEIWFTVAAIYLALTLSLSGLSALLEHKLGASWRKL, from the coding sequence ATGATAAGACGAGTATTTAAACCTGCGTTACAAGCTCTAGTGCAAATGGTGATTCTGTTTGCTGCTATTGTTTGGGTACTCGATTCTGGTGCACAAGCAATGGATTATCAGTGGCAATGGGAGCGCGTGCCTGATTACGTAGCGTTTTATGAAGATGGAGAGTGGTGGTCCGCAGAGCTGATCAGCGGTTTAATAGTTACGCTTAAAATCTCAGCCATCAGTCTGTTTTTCACTTTGGTATTTGGTTTAACCACCGCACTACTGCGGTTGAGCGATTCTATAATCGGTAATGCCATTGGTAGTGCATACGTAGAGCTGATCCGTAACACACCTTTATTGGTACAAATCTATTTGCTCTACTTCGTGTTTGGTCCGGTCATCGGACTAGATAGGTTCAGCACCGCCGTGTTAGCGCTATCACTGTTTCAAGGCGCGTACACCGCGGAGATATTTCGTGCAGGCTTAAGCAGCATTCCTAAAGGCCAGTTTGAAGCAGCACAAACGCTCGGCCTTTCACCATTCTATAGTTATAAAGACATCATCTTACCTCAGGTATTGCAACGCACCTTACCGCCGTTAACCAACGAAGTGGTGTCTCTAATAAAGAATTCTTCCATTGTCAGCGTAATGGCCATCTTTGACCTGACAACTGAAGCGAGAAATATTGTTTCAGAGACGGCAATGCCGTTTGAAATTTGGTTTACCGTGGCAGCAATCTACCTTGCTCTCACACTCTCATTGTCCGGCTTATCAGCGTTGCTGGAGCACAAGTTAGGAGCCAGTTGGCGTAAATTATAA